A window of the Paraburkholderia sp. ZP32-5 genome harbors these coding sequences:
- a CDS encoding beta-galactosidase, whose translation MQLGVCYYPEQWPRTMWADDAQRMVELGITHVRIAEFAWSRMEPRAGEFAWQWLDEAVEALANAGLKLVLGTPTASPPKWLVDAYPDVLPVRHDGTRWNFGSRRHYDISSNTYRRECVRIVAAMAQRYGRHPSIVAWQTDNELGCHDTVPSYSDAALKRFHAWLRQRYETVDALNDAWGNVFWSMEYPSFDAIGLPNLTPTDANPSHLLDFRRFMSDEVASFHREQIDVLREHAPNADLLHNFMGFFTTFDHYRFAADNAIDVAAWDSYPIARTETIALPDEQKARFARTGHPDVSAFDHDRYRGVGAGRFWVMEQQAGPVNWASWNPVPAQGMVRLWAYEAFAHGAELVSYFRWRQCPYAQEQMHSGLNLPNSELSPGGLEVRQAAREIANSTALSTLAAPARSAVALVFDYETQWMFEIQRHGKSFDYQTLAFDYYASLRELGLDVDIVSSRADLSAYRLVVVPSLAVIDDALVAQISRSTAQWVFGPRSGSKTSTFAIPGNLPPGALQRVLPIQVLEVETLRPTLTPALAIDDMQGSALHWREHVRANGETRVAARFDDAWPALLMHGNVRYVAGWLSHELHRTVLRQAARDARLDTQLLVDGLRIRRRGGLTFAFNFSAQPVQVPAPAKATFVLGEPRLKSGDVCVWQDA comes from the coding sequence ATGCAACTAGGTGTCTGCTACTACCCGGAACAATGGCCGCGCACGATGTGGGCCGACGACGCACAGCGGATGGTCGAACTCGGCATCACGCACGTGCGGATCGCCGAATTTGCATGGAGCCGCATGGAGCCGCGCGCCGGCGAATTCGCGTGGCAATGGCTCGACGAAGCCGTTGAAGCGCTCGCGAATGCGGGCCTGAAACTCGTATTGGGCACGCCGACCGCGTCGCCGCCGAAGTGGCTCGTCGATGCCTATCCGGACGTGTTGCCGGTGCGTCACGACGGCACGCGCTGGAATTTCGGCTCGCGCCGTCATTACGATATTTCGAGCAATACGTATCGGCGCGAATGCGTGCGTATCGTCGCCGCGATGGCGCAACGCTATGGACGGCATCCGTCGATCGTCGCGTGGCAGACCGACAATGAACTCGGTTGCCACGACACGGTGCCGAGCTATTCGGACGCGGCACTGAAGCGTTTTCACGCGTGGCTGCGGCAGCGTTACGAAACCGTCGACGCATTGAACGACGCGTGGGGCAACGTGTTCTGGAGCATGGAGTATCCATCGTTCGACGCAATCGGCTTGCCGAACCTGACGCCCACCGACGCGAACCCGAGCCATCTGCTCGACTTTCGCCGCTTCATGTCCGACGAAGTGGCGAGCTTCCATCGCGAGCAGATCGACGTGCTGCGCGAGCACGCGCCGAACGCCGATCTGCTGCACAACTTCATGGGCTTTTTCACGACCTTCGATCACTATCGCTTTGCCGCGGATAACGCGATCGACGTCGCCGCATGGGACAGCTATCCGATCGCGCGCACCGAAACGATCGCGCTGCCCGACGAACAGAAAGCGCGCTTCGCGCGCACCGGGCATCCCGATGTGTCCGCGTTCGATCACGACCGCTATCGGGGCGTTGGCGCCGGCCGCTTCTGGGTGATGGAGCAGCAGGCGGGGCCGGTGAACTGGGCCTCGTGGAATCCGGTGCCGGCGCAGGGGATGGTGCGGCTGTGGGCGTATGAGGCGTTTGCGCACGGCGCGGAGCTGGTGTCGTATTTCCGCTGGCGTCAGTGTCCTTATGCGCAGGAGCAGATGCACTCCGGGCTCAATCTGCCGAATAGCGAGCTGTCGCCGGGCGGTCTGGAGGTGCGGCAGGCGGCGCGCGAGATTGCGAATTCAACGGCACTGTCGACGCTCGCCGCGCCCGCGCGCTCGGCCGTCGCGTTGGTGTTCGATTACGAAACGCAATGGATGTTCGAGATTCAACGGCACGGCAAGAGCTTCGATTATCAGACGCTTGCGTTCGACTACTACGCGTCGCTGCGCGAACTCGGACTCGACGTCGATATCGTGTCGAGCCGCGCGGATCTTTCGGCATATCGGCTCGTCGTCGTGCCGAGCCTCGCGGTGATCGACGACGCGCTCGTCGCGCAGATCTCGCGTAGCACGGCGCAATGGGTGTTCGGTCCGCGCAGCGGTTCGAAGACGAGCACGTTCGCGATTCCCGGCAATCTGCCGCCTGGTGCATTGCAGCGCGTGCTGCCGATTCAGGTGCTGGAAGTGGAAACGCTGCGGCCGACGCTGACGCCCGCGCTGGCTATCGACGACATGCAGGGGAGTGCGCTGCACTGGCGCGAGCATGTGCGCGCCAATGGCGAGACGCGCGTCGCCGCGCGCTTCGACGATGCGTGGCCCGCGTTGCTGATGCACGGCAATGTGCGTTATGTCGCTGGATGGCTGTCGCACGAACTGCATCGCACGGTACTGCGGCAGGCGGCGCGCGACGCGCGCCTCGATACGCAATTGCTCGTCGATGGATTGCGGATTCGCCGGCGCGGCGGCCTGACGTTCGCCTTCAATTTCAGTGCGCAGCCGGTGCAGGTGCCTGCGCCGGCCAAGGCGACCTTTGTGCTCGGCGAGCCGCGGCTGAAGAGCGGAGATGTTTGCGTGTGGCAAGACGCGTGA
- a CDS encoding carbohydrate ABC transporter permease — translation MYPLPVERWKPLNRALYKASLPLALVIWLLPMLAVLVTSIRSSDELVQGDYWGWPKHFALLENYGTALTQTPMLHYFANSVLITVPSVIGAIVLASMAGFALAIYRFPGNTAVLFAFVAGNFVPIQILMIPVRDMALKVGLFNTVWALVIFHVSFQTGFCTLFLRNFIKQLPFEMIEAARVEGAGEWTIYLRIVLPLIRPALAALGILVFTFVWNDYFWALCLTQGDDAAPITVGVAALKGQWTTAWNLVAAGSVLAALPSVLMFFAMQRHFVAGLTFGASKG, via the coding sequence ATGTATCCGCTGCCGGTCGAACGCTGGAAACCACTCAATCGCGCGCTCTATAAGGCGTCGTTGCCACTCGCATTGGTGATCTGGCTGCTGCCGATGCTCGCGGTGCTCGTCACGTCGATCCGCTCGTCGGATGAACTGGTGCAGGGCGATTACTGGGGTTGGCCAAAACATTTCGCGTTGCTCGAAAACTACGGCACCGCGCTCACGCAAACGCCGATGCTGCATTACTTCGCCAATAGCGTGCTGATTACGGTGCCTTCGGTGATCGGCGCGATCGTACTGGCGTCGATGGCGGGCTTCGCGTTGGCGATCTATCGCTTTCCGGGCAATACGGCGGTGCTGTTCGCGTTCGTCGCCGGTAATTTCGTGCCGATCCAGATCCTGATGATTCCGGTGCGCGACATGGCATTGAAAGTCGGACTCTTCAATACCGTGTGGGCGCTGGTGATTTTTCACGTGTCGTTTCAGACCGGCTTTTGCACGCTGTTTCTGCGCAACTTCATCAAGCAGTTGCCGTTCGAGATGATCGAAGCGGCGCGCGTCGAAGGCGCGGGGGAATGGACGATCTATCTGCGCATCGTGCTGCCATTGATTCGTCCGGCGTTGGCCGCGCTCGGCATTCTCGTATTCACGTTCGTATGGAACGACTATTTCTGGGCGCTGTGTCTGACGCAGGGCGACGATGCCGCACCGATCACGGTCGGCGTTGCCGCGCTGAAGGGGCAGTGGACCACCGCGTGGAATCTGGTCGCGGCGGGCTCGGTGCTGGCCGCGTTGCCTTCGGTGCTGATGTTCTTCGCGATGCAACGGCACTTCGTCGCTGGGCTGACGTTCGGCGCGAGCAAGGGATGA
- a CDS encoding LLM class flavin-dependent oxidoreductase, which yields MAKEIHLNAFDMNCVGHIQQGMWTHPRDQSSRYNELRYWTDYAKKLEAGLFDGIFFADVVGVYDVYGASPDASLRGAVQVPVNDPTLLIPAMAAVTNHLSFGVTCNLTYEQPFLFARRMSTLDHLTGGRIGWNIVTGYLDSAARAIGIDHQLAHDDRYDLADEYMSLVYKLWEGSWDDDALIRDAARGVYADPAKVRAIHHRGAQYRVDAMHLCEPSPQRTPVLYQAGSSPRGVKFAATHAECVFVNGQKKDGVKEIVDGIRARAVGYGRDADDVKVFMGASLVIGRTDAEARDKLEDYRRYVNSEAALAHAAASMGIDFARYDIDEPINTQNSQAITSNVTAMTRAAGPQWTRRKLLEQMVLGSRQTPWVGSAESIAEQMIGWSEETGISGFNLSRTVVPECFDDVTQLLVPILQERGAYKTAYRDGTYREKLFGHARLPESHTAAQYRNGGSAGQR from the coding sequence ATGGCAAAAGAAATCCATCTGAATGCGTTCGATATGAATTGCGTGGGCCACATCCAGCAGGGGATGTGGACCCATCCGCGCGATCAGTCGAGCCGTTACAACGAACTGCGGTATTGGACTGATTACGCGAAGAAACTCGAAGCGGGCCTGTTCGACGGTATCTTTTTTGCAGATGTCGTCGGCGTGTACGACGTGTATGGCGCGAGTCCCGATGCGTCGCTGCGCGGTGCGGTTCAGGTGCCGGTGAACGACCCCACGCTGCTGATTCCGGCGATGGCCGCCGTCACCAACCATCTCAGCTTCGGCGTGACCTGCAATCTGACGTACGAGCAGCCGTTCCTGTTCGCGCGCCGCATGTCGACGCTCGATCATCTGACCGGCGGCCGGATCGGTTGGAACATCGTGACCGGTTATCTCGACAGCGCGGCCCGCGCGATCGGTATCGATCATCAGTTGGCGCACGACGACCGCTACGATCTCGCGGACGAATACATGTCGCTGGTCTACAAGCTGTGGGAAGGCAGCTGGGATGACGACGCGCTGATCCGCGATGCCGCGCGCGGCGTCTACGCGGATCCCGCGAAGGTTCGCGCGATCCATCATCGCGGCGCGCAATACAGGGTCGATGCGATGCATCTGTGCGAGCCCTCGCCGCAGCGCACGCCGGTCCTGTATCAGGCCGGTTCGTCGCCGCGCGGCGTCAAGTTCGCGGCCACGCACGCCGAATGCGTGTTCGTCAACGGCCAGAAGAAGGACGGCGTGAAAGAGATCGTCGACGGCATCCGCGCGCGAGCGGTCGGCTACGGGCGTGACGCCGACGACGTGAAGGTGTTCATGGGCGCGTCGCTGGTGATCGGCCGCACCGATGCCGAAGCGCGCGACAAGCTCGAAGACTATCGCCGCTATGTGAACTCGGAAGCGGCGCTCGCGCATGCGGCGGCGTCGATGGGCATCGACTTCGCGCGCTACGACATCGACGAGCCGATCAACACGCAGAACAGCCAGGCGATCACCTCCAACGTGACGGCGATGACGCGCGCGGCGGGCCCGCAATGGACACGCCGCAAGCTGCTCGAACAGATGGTGCTGGGCAGCCGCCAGACGCCGTGGGTCGGCTCCGCGGAAAGCATCGCGGAACAGATGATCGGCTGGTCGGAAGAGACCGGCATCAGCGGCTTCAATCTGTCGCGCACCGTGGTGCCCGAATGCTTCGACGACGTCACGCAACTGCTCGTGCCGATCCTGCAGGAGCGCGGTGCATACAAGACCGCGTATCGCGACGGCACGTACCGCGAGAAGCTGTTCGGCCACGCGCGGCTGCCTGAGTCGCACACCGCTGCGCAGTACCGCAACGGCGGCAGCGCCGGACAACGTTGA
- a CDS encoding ABC transporter substrate-binding protein, whose protein sequence is MIALRLRRLARVSIAAALVAGALGSAAVDAATLNVNVSARGNQRSTWQDAFDQFKKANPDVDLKVTYITEEAYKVQMGGWLATDPPDVVSWHDGERMAYYAQRGLLEDLSPDWAKNNWSQQYASVKEASTYQGKQYAAPLGYDAYGFFYRKDLFEKAGIKSEPKTWEEFIDATNKLKAIGVAPIAVPARDGWTLAAWFDYLDLRINGNEFHQKLMAGEIPYTDPRVKKVYTTWKTLLDNHAYIDNALSYDVDSVAPFLVNGKAAMMLMGTFFSASFPASIKDQIGFFRFPVIDANVPMAEDGPVNVLLIPAKAKNKADARRLLAFMETPKINAELAKGWGQLPSNSQAAEPEDAISKVGFQTLANTKGGIAQFYDRDMQKEMADEGMKAMQQFYSDPSQIDTILAHLEATRKRIYHK, encoded by the coding sequence ATGATTGCTCTTCGCCTTCGCCGTCTTGCCCGGGTGTCGATCGCCGCCGCGCTGGTGGCCGGTGCACTCGGCAGCGCCGCCGTCGACGCGGCCACGCTCAACGTCAACGTATCGGCGCGCGGTAATCAGCGCTCGACCTGGCAGGATGCATTCGACCAGTTCAAGAAAGCCAATCCCGACGTCGATCTGAAAGTCACGTACATCACCGAGGAAGCGTACAAGGTGCAGATGGGCGGCTGGCTCGCGACCGATCCGCCCGACGTCGTGTCGTGGCACGACGGCGAACGGATGGCCTATTACGCGCAACGCGGGCTGCTCGAAGATCTGAGCCCGGATTGGGCGAAGAACAACTGGTCGCAGCAGTATGCGTCGGTCAAGGAGGCGTCGACATATCAGGGCAAGCAGTACGCGGCGCCACTCGGGTATGACGCGTACGGCTTTTTCTATCGCAAGGATCTGTTCGAGAAGGCGGGGATCAAAAGCGAGCCGAAAACGTGGGAAGAATTTATCGATGCGACGAACAAGCTGAAGGCGATCGGCGTCGCGCCGATCGCGGTGCCCGCGCGCGATGGCTGGACGCTTGCCGCGTGGTTCGATTACCTCGATCTGCGTATCAACGGCAACGAGTTCCATCAGAAGCTGATGGCCGGCGAAATCCCTTATACCGATCCGCGCGTGAAGAAGGTCTACACGACGTGGAAAACGCTGCTCGACAATCACGCGTATATCGACAATGCGCTGTCCTACGATGTCGATTCGGTCGCGCCGTTTCTCGTCAACGGCAAGGCCGCGATGATGCTGATGGGCACGTTCTTCTCGGCGAGCTTCCCGGCGTCGATCAAGGACCAGATCGGCTTTTTCCGTTTCCCGGTGATCGATGCGAACGTGCCGATGGCCGAAGACGGTCCCGTCAACGTACTGCTGATTCCGGCGAAGGCGAAGAACAAGGCCGACGCGCGCAGGCTGCTTGCGTTCATGGAGACGCCGAAGATCAACGCGGAACTCGCGAAGGGCTGGGGTCAACTGCCGTCCAATAGCCAGGCGGCCGAGCCGGAAGACGCGATTTCGAAAGTCGGCTTCCAGACGCTCGCGAATACGAAAGGCGGCATCGCGCAGTTCTACGATCGCGACATGCAGAAGGAAATGGCCGACGAAGGCATGAAGGCGATGCAGCAGTTCTATAGCGACCCGTCGCAAATCGATACGATACTTGCTCACCTCGAAGCGACGCGCAAGCGCATCTATCACAAGTAA
- a CDS encoding helix-turn-helix domain-containing protein, whose translation MVSDPTEAIASRIKTEREARNWSLAELAERSGVSKAMISKIERNEASPTATVLGRLSGAFGLQLSTLLALAEQAGMRLSRADAQPLWRDPETGYTRRVVSPLNGSALELVHVTLPPQTRVAYPPSAFSFQHQQIWVTSGTLVFEEGELTHVLEEGDCLQLGPPVACAFENRTADECVYLLGLLKR comes from the coding sequence GTGGTAAGCGATCCGACCGAAGCAATTGCTTCGCGCATCAAGACAGAACGCGAGGCGCGGAACTGGTCTCTCGCCGAACTGGCGGAGCGTTCGGGCGTGTCCAAGGCGATGATCAGCAAGATCGAGCGCAACGAGGCGAGCCCTACGGCGACGGTGCTGGGGCGGCTGTCGGGCGCCTTTGGCCTGCAACTGTCGACCTTGCTCGCGCTGGCCGAGCAGGCCGGCATGCGGCTCAGCCGGGCCGACGCACAACCGCTGTGGCGGGATCCGGAGACTGGATACACGCGGCGCGTCGTGTCGCCGCTGAACGGCTCGGCGCTCGAACTGGTGCATGTGACGTTGCCGCCGCAAACGCGCGTGGCCTATCCGCCGTCGGCGTTCTCGTTCCAGCACCAGCAGATTTGGGTAACGTCGGGCACCCTCGTCTTCGAAGAGGGCGAACTCACGCACGTTCTCGAGGAAGGCGACTGCCTGCAGTTAGGGCCGCCGGTTGCCTGCGCATTCGAGAATCGGACTGCGGATGAATGCGTCTATCTGCTTGGGCTGCTGAAGCGGTAG
- a CDS encoding LacI family DNA-binding transcriptional regulator: MVTLSEVAKRAQVTAATVSNVLRNREKVRPETAERVLKAIADLGYRPNLNARALAEGRSSTLALMLSNISNPFYPEFVLAAERAARKRGYFLMVCNTDDDAEIGRAYLNQIAGTLADGVLVMNTDITINDLCASATHSAPILLAMWEHPEMPPALPCIAVDFARAGELAAQHLLELGHRDIGLLIGDGCGGLQDARSNGFRAAMRAAGIEADAAAVLQIRDSIDAGYAACMQLMTNRPQLSAIFATNDLLAIGAVQALITLGRSVPGDVSVIGITDIQLAHQVHPALTTVAIQTAAVAELSIDSLIKLIQTPARQPPMVLGPSPELIVRASTGPRRKRAARRQR, translated from the coding sequence ATGGTCACGCTGTCTGAAGTGGCGAAGCGCGCGCAGGTTACCGCCGCCACCGTCTCCAATGTGCTGCGCAATCGCGAGAAAGTCCGCCCGGAAACCGCCGAGCGCGTGCTCAAAGCGATCGCCGATCTGGGCTACCGGCCCAACCTGAACGCGCGCGCGCTGGCCGAAGGCCGCTCGTCGACCCTGGCGCTGATGCTGTCGAATATCTCCAACCCGTTCTACCCGGAGTTCGTGCTCGCGGCCGAGCGCGCGGCGCGCAAACGCGGCTACTTCCTGATGGTCTGCAATACCGACGACGACGCCGAAATCGGCCGCGCGTATCTGAACCAGATTGCCGGCACGCTCGCCGACGGCGTGCTGGTAATGAACACGGACATCACGATCAACGACCTGTGCGCGTCGGCAACGCATAGCGCGCCGATCCTGCTGGCGATGTGGGAACACCCCGAAATGCCGCCCGCACTCCCCTGCATCGCGGTCGATTTCGCGCGTGCCGGCGAGTTGGCCGCGCAGCATCTGCTCGAACTCGGCCATCGCGACATCGGCCTGTTGATCGGTGACGGTTGCGGCGGTTTGCAGGATGCGCGCTCGAACGGTTTTCGCGCGGCAATGCGCGCGGCCGGCATCGAAGCCGACGCCGCCGCGGTGCTGCAGATTCGCGACTCGATCGACGCCGGCTACGCCGCCTGCATGCAATTGATGACGAACCGGCCGCAATTGAGCGCGATCTTCGCGACCAACGACCTGCTCGCGATCGGCGCCGTGCAGGCGCTGATCACGCTCGGGCGCTCGGTGCCCGGCGACGTATCGGTGATCGGCATCACCGACATCCAGCTCGCGCACCAGGTTCACCCCGCGCTGACCACCGTCGCGATCCAGACGGCGGCGGTCGCGGAGTTGTCGATAGACAGTCTGATCAAGCTGATTCAGACGCCGGCACGGCAGCCGCCGATGGTGCTCGGCCCATCGCCCGAGCTGATCGTGCGTGCATCGACGGGGCCGCGTAGAAAGCGCGCGGCGCGGCGCCAGCGCTAA
- a CDS encoding carbohydrate ABC transporter permease — protein sequence MSDTAARRLPAARPRRVSTTRRHQHRAAFFFLLPGCALFTLCVIYPIISSISLSFYNWDGMTPKTFAGLANYVELFQSDTFYTALKNNLIWLALFLLAPPLGLMFALYLNQHVRGMRVVKSLFFAPFVLSGVVVGLVFSWFYDPTFGLLRLIVGRGIPVLGDPHTVTFGIIFAALWPQTPFCMVLYLTGLTGINPEVVEAARMEGAQGLRLLWHVILPQLRPATFMAVVLTVIGALRSFDLIAVMSSGGPFDSSTVLAYYMYDQAIKYYREGYSAAIAVVLFAIMLVYIVFHLRRMLREES from the coding sequence ATGTCCGATACCGCAGCGCGCCGCCTGCCAGCGGCGCGGCCCCGTCGCGTCTCGACGACGCGCCGTCATCAGCATCGCGCGGCGTTTTTCTTTCTGCTGCCGGGCTGCGCGTTGTTCACGCTGTGCGTGATCTATCCGATCATCAGCAGCATTTCGCTGAGCTTCTATAACTGGGACGGCATGACGCCGAAGACCTTCGCGGGTCTCGCCAATTACGTCGAGCTGTTTCAGTCCGATACGTTTTATACGGCGCTGAAGAACAACCTGATCTGGCTCGCGTTGTTTCTTCTGGCGCCGCCGTTGGGCTTGATGTTCGCGCTGTATCTGAATCAGCACGTGCGCGGCATGCGTGTCGTGAAGTCGCTGTTTTTCGCGCCGTTCGTATTGTCGGGCGTGGTGGTCGGCCTTGTATTCAGCTGGTTCTACGACCCGACGTTCGGGCTCTTGCGCCTGATCGTCGGGCGCGGCATTCCGGTGCTCGGCGATCCGCACACGGTCACCTTCGGCATCATCTTCGCCGCGCTGTGGCCGCAAACGCCGTTCTGTATGGTGCTGTATCTGACCGGGCTCACTGGCATCAATCCCGAGGTGGTCGAGGCTGCGCGGATGGAGGGCGCGCAAGGGCTGCGTCTTTTGTGGCACGTGATCCTGCCGCAATTGCGGCCCGCCACCTTCATGGCGGTCGTGCTGACCGTGATCGGTGCGCTGCGCAGCTTCGATCTGATCGCGGTAATGAGTAGTGGCGGGCCATTCGACAGTTCGACCGTGCTCGCTTATTACATGTACGACCAGGCGATCAAGTACTACCGAGAAGGCTATTCCGCGGCGATTGCCGTCGTGCTGTTCGCGATCATGCTCGTCTATATCGTGTTCCATTTGCGCCGCATGCTGCGCGAGGAAAGCTGA